The genomic window acatgcacacatagtaTAGAGAGTCTCTCTGTCAATAAATGTCTTCATGTGTCACTTTAACATTAACACGAGGACGTCCGCTGCAGGGGaagagtgttcaaatgatgCCTCTTTGAAATCGGAGCTGTTCTGATCAAGCTCAGGCATCTTAGGATGTCTAGGTTTTCACCCACTCCGTTAAGCATCACTCTGAACGGGGTTCTTTAGATTGACAGGTAAAGTAATTGGAATGTTTTTTTGGCTATAAATTTTGAAATTATCATGACACAAATGGGGAAATCTGCCAAAGAAGGCGTCACTCTGCCAATAAGCCagcagcaaaaagaaaaaaaaaaataataaacaggttTAAAAGTACAGAATTTTGACATCACACCACATTTGTACATCGATAtgcaaatggggggggggggggggacgtgtCTCATGAACAGCACTCACTGAGCCAATCCCATCCATGAGAGTGAGTAGAGAGGCGACGATCCGTTTCTCCACCTCATtctgtgctccctctctcttaggACACAGTGCATCCAGCTCATCGATAAAAATGATTGCAGGCTGCCtgcaaacaacaacacagacaatcataataaaatattatatatatatatatatatatatatatatatatatatatatatatatatatatatatatatatatatatatatatatatttgcattttttcaaTCAGCGACAGTATGAACTGACCATTTCTAACTCAAATGACATATGTGTGAGCATACACTGTAGACCACGTTGGTATAGCATGGCTCAGTTTATGTTCTGCGAAttaaaatcttttcatttctatAAATGAGGTGTTAATGAAATGAGTattaaagaagacaaaaaaacaggcaacGTTATGTTGAGAGCCTCTTTTCTGTTATTAGTACCTCTGTGACGCCTCTGCAAATATTTGTCTCAGCCTGGCTTCACTTTCACCATAGTACCTGAGGAGGGCAGCAGAGTTTACTTTATAACAAGAGCAATGAACTGAGAAGTAAGTGGACTCCCAAAGAAAAATGTGCGTATTCAAAAAATAATACTAAGCAATTAACaaaatagttttattttgaaggaaaaaaataaccataaaaaaaatatagacaGGCTATTGCCAGAAATACTGGCTTCAGAGGTCGGTTTTAGAGACATCAACAACTAGAGGGTTTGCAATTTTGTACTAATAATCAGTAAGTGATGAGTATTTTAGTGCAGTTTATTACTTGCTCATTATTTCAGGACCATTGATAACAGTCATGTGAGCCCCAACTTCATTGGCTACAGCTCGACCAATCATTGTCTTCCCCGTGCCCGGTGGGCCATACAGCAACACTCCTCTGGGAGGCGGGATTCCTGGAAAAAAGCatacacaaacatcacatgaccagggttttatttaaaaaataataactatTATTACCCTGCATTTACAAACTACACCAAGACCCCATGGGGAGCTGAAGCACTACagtttttcagtgtatttacCAGAAACCTCACACACAATGACTTGATTCAACAAAGCACTTTTTTTAACTTAGAAAAGAACCCTTTCTTTAAAAGAAGAATATGTACAGAGTGCATGGCCAGAATTAAAGGTGTAGGGCATATCCTACCTGAGTGAGAATACAATCTTTCTAGATAAAATTTTTAACttcaaaatgtataaatatcaACCTCATTTAAACCAAACACCATTCATATGACTAGGGTCTGCTCTGGTTTGAAAACCACACCTCCCCTCACCTCCCACTCACCATAATTCTTAAACAGTTCAGGGTGTTTCAATGGAAGCTCAATTGTTTCTCTGATAACCTCAAGCTGACTGCCCAGTCCTCCAATCATGCTGTATGTGACCTTCAGTTCCTCTTCAACTTCCAGTTCTTTCCTTTGCCCTGGTTTCTCAGACAAGCAGAGCTTGGTTGTGGAGGAGCAGACGTGGTAAAATGTATCAGTTCCTGAGCGACCACCAGGGGGAGCTGATAGTGAGGAATCACCGTGAGGCTGTTCTAAGAAGGCTTGTCTTTTGTCCCCGGATCTATGAACTTGTTGTTCTGGGCTTATAGGCATTTGGGCTACGGGGCTATCTGTGAGAGACGGGGTGCAGGGAGAGTTTGGGCATGGGGAGTTCAGTTTACAAGGCGTGGCTGGGCTGTACGGCACAGTGGGTGAGGGGGCCTGGGGCCGATTTGGGGTACTGGCTGCTGGACCAcagttctcctcctcctccagctggaGTTTGCTGAGCTGTACAGAGAGATCTGGAGAGGTATATTCATGTAAGGAGTTCTGGGctgagagggaggtggaggttTCAGTGAGGTGGATGTCTTTCTCTAACGTGATTCCGTCCACACCTCTGATACGCTCCACGCTCAAACTGCAGCTACGCCCAAAATATGTCAGCGAGAGAATATTCCCAGGCAATACGATCCTTCCATCTGATTAGAGACcaggagaaatacagagagaatgaaaaagaaagtgaaaaagagagagagagagagacacagctaACATGAAATGATCATCATATTAGCTAGGTACATGAGAGTAAAATTActtaacaaattaaattataaaccacagaaaaacagcagagattAACAGTAAACATTACCCAGAGATCTCAGGAGGAAATTGGTGAATTCTTCTGTATTAAGAGCATCATCCTCTTGCCTATAGATAACAGATGTATGAAAAAATTGTGTAAGAATGTGTAGTGATCGGGCATTCCCACAAGGTGGCAACATATCCGTCTCAGATACATGAGGTCAGGCTTTGACACCGAGATTATGGCCCAGACACCTGGTGGTCTGGTtgtataccacactacaaaggCTCAAGTAAAGTTTTATCCCATAAATTTCAGTTAAGAAGTTAAATATGAGTAAACCAAAAGATACACTATCAAAGGATAAAACTCTGACATCACAACCTGGTGACAACTTGGTCTGGACACATAATTGGACTACATTTTGCATATATAATAATGTGTAATCAAAGATATAATTTGTAACCCTGTGAGGAACTCCTTTTGATCAGAAGGGACGtgtcctgggttttttttttttggttgttgttgttgctgttgttgttcctcAATCTATGCACAAATAGATCATTGGGATTGGGTAATAGCTATGTTttgctaaaaaagaaaatcagtggacaccaaaactgactgaaaaataaacCCCAAGTCCTTGGCTAAATCTTTGTTCGTTTATTAAAGGAATCTTTAGGATGTTGTATTTTCTTGGTATCTATATGAAAGCCAAATCAAGACAGCTCTTGGATCATAAGATTAcattactcaaacacaaacgTCCTTTTCAATATAAAACtggcatgcaaaaaaaaaaaggaaaaaaaaaagagcttgtcaGAGTAGGTCTGAAATCCCACCTTAGGGCTAGCTGGACCTCCTCTGCCTGTAGTACAGGCCCCGTAACAGGCTGTAGCCTAACTCCATCTCCTGGTTTTACCCCCAGACTTCTTTGAGTGCTCTGCAGTAGGCCCACCCTGCGGCCAGGGAATGAGGCAGCCGGCCAGgccacacacacctgaaacCCAATATACAAAAAGTAAGAGACAGTACAAAAATGATCAATGATTGTATATTTCCTTTCAAAtacagtctgtgttttaatACAATACGCATTAATGTCAGTGGTCGGGATTATTCTTTTGGTAATAAATGGCTATCAATCACTCTGAGAGAATTTAGAATTTTGTGAAATTCTTCTTATAAAATAGAGGGGTGGGGAGGGTTCCTGAGGTGGACTTGAATGTGCAATGTGGCCCACTGGTTCATAAATTGTTAAATACACTCATTCGGCAGTTTATAAGGTACTACTACCAGGTTGGACCCCTCCTTGTTTGAAATAGTAAGACATTGGTTCATACAGCTGCTGCAAATTAAATGGTGTTACATTCGCGTCTGTATCAATGTCAGGCAGGATGATCAGAGATGGGTCAGTGAACTTGGGTCAGTACTTGAACCAAATCCAGACTCTGCCATCAGCACAACGCAACAGAAACCGGCATTTGTCAAACCACCTCACAGCTGTCCAGTGTTGCCATTCATCTGCTAAATGAAGCCACTTCATCTCTGTAAACTAAAGGCACTGATGTATGTAAAAAGCCCAGGAGAGCGGCCGTTTCAGATGCTGGCAATGGTGCACCTTTCAGCATCACTCATGCCACAATCAAACTCACCGACATTACTCATTTTGCCCTTACACACATTAGGCTGAACTGCAACTGGATGCCTCAAGGGTTATACAGTACGTTCATTTTATATGGTAATGCGCAGACATAAGACTCACTGTCTAAAGGAGAGATGCATTTTCATGGTGCTAtacctaataaactggccactgaGTGCATGCTCTGATTAAGTAAGACACACAGTGTTCAACAATGAGAGCAGCCAATTGAAGGACCaaaatgctttctttttcagtttctttctttctttctttcattctttctttctctctcctgctctcacaaacacacacacacacacacacacacacacacacacaaacctcatgTCGGCCTGTAGAGCTGGAGAGAAGGACAGGATGGCCGATGCAAGCATTAACATTCTTCAGAGTGTTTAAGCTCAGCTGGACCAATACAGACCTGCATCTTTTAGGCACCTTCTCATCCACTGCAGATTGAAAGATCATCAGAGAATGTTAAATATGTAGCAACTGATATTTAAATATTAGTTTTTTATCAATGTCAGTATAATAATCGTTGATGGCTGCACAGAACTCCATGTCCATTAGAGGGAGAGGAGTGTTAAGGCATTTTTCATTAAGTGGCTGAGGGAATATACATTTCAGCCGCCGAGACGACATCCACTTGATCAAAAAGAATGGTTAACTGGCATAGATTTATAACAAGATAACTCTGTACCGCAATTATGTGTATGTTCACCTTATGTTATATCCGTGCTTAATTTTAACTTTGGCATGTAAGACAGGAGTCTTCACAGATAActtcagactgagagagactacATCTCCACTTTGTAAAACAACTCCCAGGAGTAGCACACCttcaaaaaaaattaattaccGTTGCTTTTTACCTTTCTCTATGAAGTCGATTACTGTTACTGTGCCCTTGCTGCTTCCTCCCTAAACCAGAACCATCCAAGTCATCTGCATTCAGAGAGCCATCTTTTATTACACTTGTATTATCTCCTTCGCTTGATTTTTttgattttcctttgtttttcttcgtTGACATTTTCTTTCCAGATTCGTACAATTCTGTCTATGATCAACATAAGCATGTGGGTTAGTGCAGCTGTGTGAAGGTAGCGACAGTACGAAGGAACTCCCTACGTcgcttctttttttcaaaataatagaAAGACCCGATTTTATTGCATAAAatcttctgatttttttaacacagttgTTTAGCAGTTACAATTAAACATGTATACATTTAGTTCtttattgataaaaaaaatgtaccctTAAAGGAGGAGATATAAACGTCTAACCGGTTAATGTCGCACAGTTCCTTACTAATATGTTTCCGCTAAAGGTCCACAGATAAGCTTAAATATGAAATTACCACGAATCATACTTTGACAGCACACAAGAGCGtgcatttttgttgttattagGTTTTTGCAGTTCTATTCATGACTTGTAATTTGTTCATGCCTGCACTATTCCTACCAAAACAATACATGACTCTAATTTTGACGTTTATGAAATTTGCGACCCGGAAGTGAACGATTCACCTCCATGTAATAACTGAAGTACCGCTGTCAGAGTTGGaaatgatgaaaagatgaaaatgaatctaCGGTATTTTACTAAACTGAGTAAGCGTAGGATATTGCTCGGGTGGTCATTTAATCGCGTTTCACGAAGCAGTCACGTCTACTCGTCTCATTTAAAGAAGATTAGTCAAAATTATTTCCTACGATGCATGTGCACGGACAGTTCAGGGACATCGTCGCCTTTCTACATCACAACACCTATATTTTATGTCAATGCGTCGCCGCACATTGGGCATATGTACTCGGCTGTAACGGCTGACTATTTACATAGATATAAGATTCTACGAGGGTGTCATTCGATGTTCTCAACAGGTTTGTGGTTAATGGTCTTCGGTGAATTTCACCAGAAGTAATAATTTGTCAAATTGTTTATTAATTGAATGTTACTCCGCAGGCACAGACGAACACGGTCTGAAGATTCAGCAAGCTGCTGAAATCGCCGGTAAAGATCCCCTAAGTTTCTGCACGGGTATATCAGAGAAATTTAGACACACATTCGATAGTTTCGACATTTCATATACGGACTACATTCGGACCACTGAGAAGAGGCATCGCGATGCTGTAGAGCACTTCTGGACTGACTTATGCAGTAAAGGCTACATCTACAAAGGGAGATATGAGGGATGGTATTCCACACCCGACGAAAGTTTTCTGACCCCTACACAAGTTATCGACAGCACAGATTCTTTAGGaagaaatatcaaaatatcTGCCGAGAGTGGACACGAGGTAGGCTATTTTCCAATTAACACccacctttttcttctttctttttgtttaccTGTTATATTAATTTAAGCGGTAAAACAAGTTCTACGTTTTCAATATATTTAATGCATTTCAAATATCTTTAATTATAAATCAGTGTTGTAATTTTGTTGTACCATTTAATACCTGCTGGAGGCTTTTAGTGTGTTTTCTAGGTGTTCATTTAGCTTAGTCAGGTCCAGAGTTACTATCATTAAATGTTCATGAAGCACTCCAGAATGCCATACCTGACTGCATTAAGAATTAGGCAAATCCTGACGTCCCTTTCTTTCATTAGGTAGAGTGGATGAAGGAGGACAATTACATGTTCCGTCTGTCTGAATTCCGCTCAGACTTGAAgcaatggttaagggaaaatccAAGGGCTGTTCAACCAGAGAAGTTTTACCATATTGTTGTCCAGTGGCTTGAGGAAGATATGCCTGATCTGTCCGTATCACGGCAGAGTAATCGCCTTCAATGGGGTATTCCAGTGCCAGGGGACCCTGAACAGACCATTTATGTGTGGTTGGATGCTTTGGTGAACTACTTAACTGTTGCTGGTTACCCAGAGTATAGTAGCCAGTGGTGGAATTCTGCCCACCATGTTGTGGGTAAGGACATTCTCAAGTTCCATGCAATTTACTGGCCTGCATTTCTGTTGGCTGCTGGGCTGCCTCTTCCTCAAGTGATATATGTACATTCTCACTGGACAGTCAATGGAAAGAAAATGTCCAAGAGTCTTGGAAATGTGGTTGACCCACTTGAGAAGTCCCAAACCTTTACTGTGGACGGTATGAGGTACTTTCTCCTGAGACAAGGGGTTCCAGACGTGGACTGTGATTATTATGATGATAAAGTTGTGAAACTTCTTAATAGTGAACTAGCTGACTCACTTGGAGGTCTCCTGAATCGCTGTGTTGCTCCCTCCCTCAACCCGGCACAAGTTTACCCCCAGTTCTGCAACATGTCCTTCCCCAAGGAACCAAAGGAAGGATCCAGGGCTGTTTTGGAGGACTATCAAATGCTTGACTGTGTTGCTAGACTTCCTGCCGTAGTGGAGGAGCACTATGAGAATTTACATGCATATAAAGCATTAGAGGCTATCCGTGGGTGCGTGAGGCAGACCAATGGATTCATCCAAAGACATACTCCATGGAAGCTTGACTGTAGCAACAGCAGGAACAAATCCTGGTATGACACCATCCTCCATGTTTCAATGGAGTGCCTAAGGATCTATGGAATTCTTCTGCAACCTGTAGTTCCAAGACTATCAGATAAGCTCTTATCAAGGCTGGGAGTTAGACCAGAGGAGAGGAAGTGGGATAATCTTGACTTC from Chanos chanos chromosome 2, fChaCha1.1, whole genome shotgun sequence includes these protein-coding regions:
- the afg2a gene encoding LOW QUALITY PROTEIN: ATPase family protein 2 homolog (The sequence of the model RefSeq protein was modified relative to this genomic sequence to represent the inferred CDS: inserted 2 bases in 1 codon), which produces MSTKKNKGKSKKSSEGDNTSVIKDGSLNADDLDGSGLXGGSSKGTVTVIDFIEKVDEKVPKRCRSVLVQLSLNTLKNVNACIGHPVLLSSSTGRHEVCVAWPAASFPGRRVGLLQSTQRSLGVKPGDGVRLQPVTGPVLQAEEVQLALRQEDDALNTEEFTNFLLRSLDGRIVLPGNILSLTYFGRSCSLSVERIRGVDGITLEKDIHLTETSTSLSAQNSLHEYTSPDLSVQLSKLQLEEEENCGPAASTPNRPQAPSPTVPYSPATPSQMPISPEQQVHRSGDKRQAFLEQPHGDSSLSAPPGGRSGTDTFYHVCSSTTKLCLSEKPGQRKELEVEEELKVTYSMIGGLGSQLEVIRETIELPLKHPELFKNYGIPPPRGVLLYGPPGTGKTMIGRAVANEVGAHMTVINGPEIMSKYYGESEARLRQIFAEASQRQPAIIFIDELDALCPKREGAQNEVEKRIVASLLTLMDGIGSEGHSGQLLVLGATNRPHALDPALRRPGRFDKELEVGVPGVAERVDILQKILKSMPCNLSTEEVQELAEVAHGYVGADLAAVCKEAGLRALRRVLESGCPPSDLLVMERVKVTLTDLQQAMSEVKPSAMREVAIDVPKVRWCDIGGMEDVKLKLKQAVEWPLKHPESFSRMGIQPPKGVLLYGPPGCSKTMIAKALANESRLNFLAIKGPELLSKYVGESERAVREVFRKARAVAPSIVFFDEIDALAVERGSSSGSSGVADRVLAQLLTEMDGVEQLRDVTVLAATNRPDMIDKALMRPGRLDRIVYVPLPDAATRREIFTLQFRQMPIAQDVHLDDLVTLTERYSGAEITAVCREAALLALQEDIKAENITSRHFKSALSVVKPRVPDSLLQSYINYQQRHCSLSVF
- the mars2 gene encoding methionine--tRNA ligase, mitochondrial, with product MCTDSSGTSSPFYITTPIFYVNASPHIGHMYSAVTADYLHRYKILRGCHSMFSTGTDEHGLKIQQAAEIAGKDPLSFCTGISEKFRHTFDSFDISYTDYIRTTEKRHRDAVEHFWTDLCSKGYIYKGRYEGWYSTPDESFLTPTQVIDSTDSLGRNIKISAESGHEVEWMKEDNYMFRLSEFRSDLKQWLRENPRAVQPEKFYHIVVQWLEEDMPDLSVSRQSNRLQWGIPVPGDPEQTIYVWLDALVNYLTVAGYPEYSSQWWNSAHHVVGKDILKFHAIYWPAFLLAAGLPLPQVIYVHSHWTVNGKKMSKSLGNVVDPLEKSQTFTVDGMRYFLLRQGVPDVDCDYYDDKVVKLLNSELADSLGGLLNRCVAPSLNPAQVYPQFCNMSFPKEPKEGSRAVLEDYQMLDCVARLPAVVEEHYENLHAYKALEAIRGCVRQTNGFIQRHTPWKLDCSNSRNKSWYDTILHVSMECLRIYGILLQPVVPRLSDKLLSRLGVRPEERKWDNLDFLPKYEGRECSLEGRKLGPDTGLLFSRLERKKVEIQRPMKATRVKKKF